The Gossypium arboreum isolate Shixiya-1 chromosome 2, ASM2569848v2, whole genome shotgun sequence region AGGTCAAGGAGAAAGTCTCATTGAAAAAAGGAACATATTAGAATTAGGTGGTCATCTGACGAAGATGGAAAGAGATCGAAGAGCTTCTTCATTAGGGCTTTGAGTTTAAATTAGTGAAGATTCAaactattttaagaaaaattaaaccaTAAGGttaaaagagaaggaaaaagctTTGGTTCAGTGTGTTTCTTGGTTGGAAGAGAAGGCTGGAAGATGACAAGATTATTGAAATATAACTACGATGGAGTGACCTTGGGTGTGCTTTAGTgataaacttgtaatttttttgaaattgagTGACCATAGTGTAAATTTACTTagtttaccttttgatgagtagTGAGTTAACAATTGTCATAGCAACTTAAATGTAGAGTGACTTCAATGataacttttgaatagtttagtcttttcaaaattaaatgaTCAAAGTGTAAACTCAGTAATAGCTAAGTGACCTTACATGAAATTTagcctaaaattttaaaacaagttTAAGAGGAGGATcgtaaaatcaataaaaaggaaaagaaaaacgcCAAGTTTCAAAGTCCCTCTCTCCGGGGGAATTAACAGTAACACTCCCGCACATTTTCTTTTTCTGAATTAAATTTTCCTTCAATCCAAacagaaaaaaaaagaggaaatttCCTTTCTCTTTCTTTAACAGTAGTTACAAGATCTACTAATCCAGCTGAATTTAAACGAAGAACTGTTGATtatttttttggtaaaaaaatagtttttattttttagatttggAAGAGAAGGAATGGGGGACAAGAAGGAGGAAGAAGAGTGGAGTGGAAGTGAGAGTAGCGATATCACGTCGGAAGACGAAGGAACGGAAGATTACCGGCGGGGCGGTTACCACGCTGTGAGAATCGGCGACACTTTCAAGGACGGACGTTACGTTGTGCAAAGCAAGCTCGGTTGGGGCCATTTCTCCACCGTTTGGCTCGCTTGGGACACTCAGCTCTCTGTACATCTCTCTAGCTTTATCTTACTCTATTTCTGTACTTGTTCAGCTTAATTACGACATCGTTTAGTAAATCTGTGTACTTTATTCGAGAAGTTAGCTGCTGGCTTTTTAGCTGTAgttctttttgtttctttcagTAGTCAATCTTGTAGTTGAAGTAATttatctgaaaaaaaaaaaaaaagcaaattatTCCTCTTTATTTTTTAGCAATATTTTGATTTgacttgatgtttagaaatatacAAGAGGGAATATGCAAGACTATAAGAATCATAAAACAGTGGAAAATCAATAGGAAatttaatttattcttttttaaTAGTTAACTTGCTTTTCTTTATGTTGGATTTTAATAATTCGctgttgtttttgtttttgttttttaaattacAGCGTTATATAGCTTTGAAAGTACAGAAAAGTGCAAAGCATTATACTGAGGCAGCAATGGATGAGATAACCATCTTACAACAGATTGCGGATGGGGATAAAGAAGATAAAAAATGTGTAGTGAAGCTTTTAGATCATTTTAAGCATTCAGGTCCAAATGGACAGCATGTTTGTATGGTGTTTGAATACTTGGGTGATAATCTTTTGACGCTCATCAAGTACTCTGATTATCGTGGAATGCCTATTCATAGGGTTAAGGAGATATGTTTCCATATTTTAGCGGGGTTAGATTACTTGCATAGGGAGCTTTCCATTATACACACTGATCTGAAGCCTGAAAATATTTTACTCCTGTCGATGATAGATCCGTCTAAGGATCCGAGAAAGTCAGGCACCCCTCTTGTCCTTCCTAATAACAAGGACAAGACGTTGCTGGACTCTTTAAAGTCCACTAATGGGGACTTGAgtagaaatcaaaagaaaaagattCGTAGAAAGGCTAAGCGAGCGGCTCAAGGGTGTGTGGAGAAGGAAGTTTCTGCAGCTGCCAATATGGATCCTGAAACGTCTGGTGCAGCTGAGTCATCTCTGAGTGAATACACAAATGTCGATTCTATTGAAGAACGTCCCGCTTGTTCTAGTAATGCCAATAGCTTGTCCGATGCTGATACTACCAAGGATACTGGTCAAGCAAGTGTAGGTAATAAGAGAGGAAGCCGCTCGATGAGGAGGAAACTGTTGGCATCAGTTGACTTAAAGTGCAAATTAGTTGACTTTGGTAATGCATGTTGGACATATAAACAGTTTACTAATGATATTCAGACAAGACAGTATAGATGTCCGGAGGTGATACTAGGATCTAAGTATTCTACGTCAGCAGATCTTTGGTCATTTGCATGCATTTGTTTTGAGCTTGCGACGGGTGATGTACTCTTTGATCCTCATAGTGGTGATAACTTCGACAGAGATGAGGTATTTTATTTACAAAGCTCGTATCTGTTTTATGTTTGTCTTGGCACTGCATATGATTGATGTTTTTTTTAATGGTCTCTCTTATATACTTTTCTTATTCATGCTATTGAAAATGGGGTTGGGGGGATGGGGGATTTTCTTTGGAGTCATCATTAATACGATAATCTTATTCCTTTGATTTAGTTCCCGGCTGAAATCCTGTAATATGTTATTAAGGGGACACAGTACTACTGTGTTAGGTTACTGTTTTGTAGAAGGATAGAAAATGAGAAGAGTGAAAATAATAGAGGTGTTTTGTTTCTTCACTTTTGGAGGGATTTATAAAGTTTAATGGTGGGAAATCTTTCATCGTGCATATTcacggtaaaagtatcatggaagcCCTTGTACGAAGAGTCGGATTGCGTTTTTGCTTCCTCTACTAAAAAAGGGCAAATTAGTCCATatacgttagatcaaagagcaaattggtccttCTTTTACATATTCCAtgtatttctactattaaaaactggTCCTTATACTTCAGAATGAGGTACATGTGGCATGCCACATGTAACTGTTTGGTTATTCTATCAGTCACGccagtttttaacagtagaaacagatgaaatttttaaaagaaatgatTAGTTTTTTCTTTGATCTAATATACAGGTACTAGGtggcaaaatgcaatctgattATTAGTATAAGGGCCTCTATGGTACCCTTACCgtctatttatttatattttcatttatttgttaTACTTCACCTTCTTCACTTCTTTTAATCCAAGATACTTTAAATTCTGGTGTTTATTTCCACTGTGTTGTAACCTTAAGTTAGTATTTAGTGTCCTTGTTATTTAGACTTGGGTGTGATGGTTGGATAAGGATAAGTCAGATATAAgtatgttcaatttttttttttttcttctattcaTTTTGGATATGGCTCTCCATATCTATGGCCCAATATGTATTGGACACATGTATTCCAAGAAATAAAGAGTTGGAGGAGTATACTTTAGTATTATATTATTGGAAATGATAGCTGAGCAGAATGTAAGCTATTCATGAGCCCAATATGTATGCATGTACCTATGTCTGCATATGTATACACATATTTTGGCAGCATTGTAGAGTTTATCTTATGTTGTGCTTAGGCATGAGTTCCATTAAAAAAAAGTACGCTATTCATGTTTGAGATAAAAGTTGAATGATCAATACGGTCTTTTTTTCTGATCTAAATGGTTTGAAATGCCTGTATTTTTGCTTCCTTTTTCTGGACCCTGAACTCAATTTCATAAGAATAACATTTTTTGGTGTACGTTTATAAGCTTATGATGGTGCAAGGATATTGTTTTCGAACACTATAATTGAAGAGTGTTCCTTACTTTGGTTATGTGCTtctataactttttttttttttttggtatattTGAAGAGTAGTCACCGGTCAATGTAACTGATTCAGCTTTTAGTTTTGAAAGTGCTCACGAAGCGTTGAACATGCTAAATGGCCGAATACTATATGTGGATTACTTTTAATTGTTGTTAAATATCTAGAATTTGCCATCACAGTTTActatatgttaataataattttCTGTATTTTGGAATATTTATGTTATGCATATGCCTTGTATATGCATGTACCTATGTCTGCATATGTATACACATACTTTGGCAGCATTGTAGAGCTTATCTTTAGTTGTGCTTAGGCATGAGTTCCATTATAGAGGACAAATGAACTATGGAGAAAAGCTTGAACTCGAAAACTTCAAAAAATAAACGGGCTGAAAGTTATTTGTTGTACCGATGTTTTGATTCTGCTTTCATTTAAACAAGCACCGATCAAAATATATGCTTTAGATGAATGTAATGTTATTATCCCATCTGTTCAGGACCATTTAGCTTTAATGATGGAGCTTCTAGGAATGATGCCACGCAAGGTGAGACTTCTCATTTCGACCTATTAATATTTTTTTGCTTTCTTTTAAGACTCCTGCATTTCAACTTAAATCATGTATCAAATTAATGCGCAGATTGCCTTGGGTGGGCGTTATTCACGAGACTTCTTCAATCGATACGGTGACTTAAGACACATCCGTCGGTTGCGTTTCTGGCCATTGAATAAAGTCCTTATTGAAAAGTACGAGTTCAGCGAGCAAGATGCAAATGACATGACTGACTTCCTGGTTCCAATCCTTGATTTTGTGCCCGATAAACGGCCTAGTGCTGCTCAGTGCCTTGTTCATCCATGGATCGATGCTGGTCCCCGACTTTTAGAGCCATCAGGGTCTTCATCGAAAACCCAAGTAGCGGTTTCTGAGAAAAAAACGAAGGAGATGGATGATATGGAGGCGATGGAGGTTGCAATGGGGAATATTGCCATAAGTGCAGATTCTAAACATGCCAAAGATCACCAGCCTCCTTCGAAACCCTCCAACGCAGCCATTTCTTCTTCCAGGTAGGAGCTTGCCTCTTTATTTTATATATGCGTAGGCTAGTTTTGTGTCTGTATCTGTGCACGGAACATGTAATTCtttagaaaatatattttttttataaaatataactgaaaatgaaattaCATTCATATGCACTGGAAAATtgctatttcttttaaattaattttcattttccagaatgttttgttttctttcatcACTAGAAATAGATTGGATAAGTTATAATAATTATTATGGTGGTGTGGGAAGATAACAATAAACAAAGGTTTCAACTTTCTATCATTTTCTTTAGTTTTATTTGTCATCACTATATATTTTGGTATGTAAAAGAGTTACAAGTAAACGAATATTAAGGATACAATAAAATCCAAAGATTGTTTACCTTTTGTATCTATAAATACAATTCATCGAGCATTCAGCAGTTTATAACAAAGCTATTAATTTTTAGGTAAACTACCATGTTAGTTACTCAActttcataaatttttattttgaatttgaaaataaaaatttgcaaTTTGAATATTGTCCTTatatagttttattattttagccATTTGTTATTAATTTTTCATTACATACTCACcaactttaataaatttttattttgctcatttttagaaataattttttaaaaaaattttgggcTTTTAGAGGAAATTGAGTTGTTTAGCTCTTGAGATGAAACACAAGTTTACTAAAttctatataaataaatagaCCTGATCATAGGTTAGGTTGATACAAGGCATCTAAGGTCATTTTTTAGGCTTGGGTTCGGGTTTGGCCTGAAAATAGGCGAAAATTATGTTTAATGTCGGTCTAGATTTAAAATGTTAAACTTGAACTTGATCTGACCCgttcatattaaattattttagattatttttattataaaataaaattttaaaaacataatacatcaaatatactaaaatattaaaataaatgttttccaacATATTGAAAATGCATTATAAAGATAATTTTAAATAAGACTAAAATAGTtacaacttaacaagtaaatgtctctaaaataataataaaattaacattaaaaaagagttaaaaatatctaagtaacaataataaaatagtgaatataatagcaaaatgacaTTTCGACAGCAGCAAAAATTGGCAGCGAAACAACATTAAAAGAATTAGTGATTAAGATTAGGAGGTTGGGTAGTATTTTTGGGTTTTAACCTTTGGGTAATAGATTTAGTTATAATTGAGTTAGTGACTTAATATAATATATGtaactatatatataattaatataattatttttataatataatacatTTAGGTCAggctaaaaaaaaaaatcttactcAACCTAGTTAAAAAACGatctttaatttttattcaagttTATTTTTTGGGTTTATATTTTTGTCTAAATTCTTTACTCTTTGAACGAGTCTTTTAACTCTGGGTGGATAACTTAACCTATGATCAGGTCTAAATGTAAGTGGCCAAAAATAATTTCATGTAAAAAATCATTTCTTTCCTATAAAAATTCAAGTACTTAAAACaccatatttttttctttttactaaaaaattaaaattaaattaaaaaattaaaaataaaataaattttcttgtaAAAGTCAAGTTTTTCAAATAAAACCTCAAGTCTTTCCCTCTTactaataaaaactaaaattaattaaaaaagaaagaaattgaagaagataAATTGGTTCTTTTGATAGTTTTTCTTATAATTAAACCTCGTACTTTTTGAACActtcttttttctattttatgattcataattttatatttagaGTTCATGGTTGTTCCACTCAATGTCTTCTTTAAGGCTTGAACTCACGTTCTCTTCTTAAAAGTGTAATATTTCTTACTGTTACACTCAACACTCgttgaactttaaaaaaattgaatttgataTTCTTACTCAAGATCAGGGGCGTAGCCAGGGGGTTAGCATGGGCCCCgccccccctaaaatgtaaaattatattttaggcctttagattttttaaaaaattttaaattagtaaaggtaaaattttactttgaccctctaaaattataaaaattcgatttaaccttgtacaaattataaagatataaactataaaaaattaaaatttcatctggtccctcctaaaaaaattttctggcttcgcccctgctcAAGATATATTTAAATAAAGATATATTATTATAGTTCACCAAAAATCCTTTAAATATATGAAAatcttgaaaaaaaaataatatacaCTCGTGTTTGATACTCTTATTTAAATTCAGTGAATTTGATATTCTTACCTAAATCCGAATAAAAGAAAACCCATCACCAAAGTCTAACATTTAATCTTCTCAACCAAATAGAATGAAGTATCATATGAAAAACATCATATCTCTTTGGTGTAGAATTCAACTCAAAATGCCTTTTAACTTGAACAACTCTTTTTTGCATTCTTTTATATTGCCTTTCAGGTATCCCCATCAATCTTTTCTTCAACTCCCATATTTCCTCGATCGGAACAGTCACCGAAAACGTTTTCCAATCCAAAACATCGCTAAACGGCGGCACGTAATCTTTCGATATCAAAACCGGGACGCATCCGTTGTACAAAGCCTCCACAACCCTGGGGCTTGCAACTTCGTAGCCACTGGGACAAAGGCAGTATTTACTTTTTCTCATCAAGTCAATGTAAGATAATCCTTTCGGAAGGTACTCGTAAACTTGGATGTcttgatcttttcttttccaatgCTTGAACAATATTGGTCTAATGGGACCATGGTTCCCTCCTGCAAAGAAGGCTAAGATCGAACGCTTCGATGGAGGGTGTCCACCGGTATTGAGCCCTTCGAGTTTATTGCCTCTGATATTGATTTCTGGGATCGATACATCTTTCATCGGATTGAACCTTTCGGAGGTGTTCGCGTTGCATAAAGCACGAATTGAGTTTCTCACTAGCTCCGGAACATAAAAGCTACTATAAGGCCCCTGAAACGTAACTGAAAAAATTATTTAGAAATAGGCTAATTCATTAGAACTTCCATCAACCTAGGGCTAAATGTTAATTCGAATATaacatcaaaaatatttaaaatataagaataaaaaTTTTGAAGTGTATACTTATTGCATGAATAACTTGAATCTGGTATATTAAAACTTAAAAGTAACAACGTTCTTAAGTTTCTCACTTTCATTTCAaggaatttaatccttttacttttCGGATTTAAAACTACAAATTTAGTTGTTAACATCGTTAaaattcttttgttaaatttaaattcattacaaCATAATTTTTTAAGTTATATGGCTATCAAGtaagtattttttaattttaaaatgtcacaccaataaatttaacaaaaaataacgatattaacaattagacttgaattttgaaattgaaaagttgatgactaaattcttgaaaataagcGTACAAATATTAAATTCCAAATTTCTGAAAAGTACAAAACTTAAATAACATGTTTTAACCAAGTTTTAATGATACTATATGTTCTTTTAATTGGTTGATACTTTAAAttgatctaaaattttaaaatgttctaATCGAGTTATCaaattattatatcaattaaaaatcCTTCTGTCAACTTGGggtttaaatgtcaaattgattcAGACATGaatcatatttaaaaatatatagatCAAATTTTAAACACGTGT contains the following coding sequences:
- the LOC108467195 gene encoding uncharacterized protein LOC108467195, which codes for MGDKKEEEEWSGSESSDITSEDEGTEDYRRGGYHAVRIGDTFKDGRYVVQSKLGWGHFSTVWLAWDTQLSRYIALKVQKSAKHYTEAAMDEITILQQIADGDKEDKKCVVKLLDHFKHSGPNGQHVCMVFEYLGDNLLTLIKYSDYRGMPIHRVKEICFHILAGLDYLHRELSIIHTDLKPENILLLSMIDPSKDPRKSGTPLVLPNNKDKTLLDSLKSTNGDLSRNQKKKIRRKAKRAAQGCVEKEVSAAANMDPETSGAAESSLSEYTNVDSIEERPACSSNANSLSDADTTKDTGQASVGNKRGSRSMRRKLLASVDLKCKLVDFGNACWTYKQFTNDIQTRQYRCPEVILGSKYSTSADLWSFACICFELATGDVLFDPHSGDNFDRDEDHLALMMELLGMMPRKIALGGRYSRDFFNRYGDLRHIRRLRFWPLNKVLIEKYEFSEQDANDMTDFLVPILDFVPDKRPSAAQCLVHPWIDAGPRLLEPSGSSSKTQVAVSEKKTKEMDDMEAMEVAMGNIAISADSKHAKDHQPPSKPSNAAISSSR